The Vibrio rhizosphaerae genome contains the following window.
ATCTGCGTTGTTTCTTTTGCATAGTCAGTATCTTTAATGCGACTCCGTGATGCATTCACGTTTTCGTTAATATTTTCAAGGTTACTGATTGCATGTCCGAAACGGTTTTGGAAAGCCCCGAGAGAAGCACGCTGACTATCTACCGATTTCAGCGCACCGTCAATGACCGCAACCGCCAGCTGAGAACCACCGATAGTCGAGACATCAACACTCTGGACATTCATATCCTGACCTTCACCGAAACCGATTTCAGATCCCAGTCCGCCACCAATGGTGACATCACCAGTCACTTTTTGCGAAGACGCGAATAACTGTAATTTACCATCATCTCCGACAGAAGCCTGAATATCACTATTCTGCCCATTAATGTAAGTTGCAACCTCTTCCAGATCGTCTCCGGTTTTTGCATTAATGGTCAACTCTTGCGCTTCACCTTCCTTGTTAGTATAACTCAAGGTCAGATCGGTTGCGTTGGAGACCGTCCAGTCCGGTGCTTTTCCTTCTTGTGCAACATATGCCCGACCACCCATGTCTTTGGTATCGGTACGCATATTACCCATGGTTAAAGATACGGCTTCACCCGAATCAGCACCAATCTGAAAAGATTTGCTGCCAAAAGTACCGTTGAGGAGTTTATTTCCTCCGAATGATGTCGTTTCAGCAATCCGGTTCAGCTCATCATTCAATGCTGAAACTTCTTCCTGAATCGCCTTACGCTCCGAGCTCGAGTTCGAGCCATTCGAAGATTGCAGAGACAGATCCCGCATCCGCTGCAAGATAGAGGTCGTCTCATTCATTGCACCTTCAGCAGTTTGTGCAATGGAGATACCATCATTCGCATTTCTCACCGCCATGTCTAACCCGCGACTTTGCGAGGTTAAGCGATTCGAAATTTGCAAACCAGCGGCATCATCTTTCGCACTGTTAATACGGTAACCGGAAGATAGTCGCTCCATTGATTTCTGAGCACTATCCGCAGCATTATTCAAATAACGCTGCGCGGTCATCCCCGAGATATTGGTATTTACACTAATTGGCATATTGATCTCCTTTAACGGATAGTTGATGTGCTGCCGTGTCTCTCACCTCACTTTCACACATCTCATTTCTCTCAATCTGGTTAACGGCGAACAATCTATATCCTTTAGGAAATTTTTAATTTTTTTATTCAATCTGCCCATTGTGTAAAAAAAGTGTGAATCACTTCAAAATTTATCGTCTTAATAATGATTCTTGATCCAAAAAAAATCCAGCCGCAGCTGGATTTTTAAACAAGGTCTGTTGATGTATCGATGGCTTAGCCAAGCAGACTCAAGGCTGCGTTTGGTGCTTGTTTGGCCTGTGCCAGAATCGAACTTGATGCCTGACCCAAAATCTGAGACTTGGTCAATGCCGTTGTTTCTTTGGCAAAATCGGTATCTTTGATTCGGCTCTTCGATGCATTCACATTCTCATTGATGTTATCCAAGTTACTGATTGCATGGTTGAATCGGTTCTGGAATGCACCCAGTTCAGCACGGTGACTATCGACATACTTCAATGCTGAGTCAATGATAGCAACCGATTGTTGTGCGCCACCGATAGAAGTGACATCAATGGTATCGACGGTCACATCTTTCCCTTCGCCAATGCCTAACTCACCGGCTAGTGCGCCACCAAATGTCACATCACCATTGACTTTGTTATTACCAGCAAAGATTTGTAGTTTGCCGTCTTGGTCAACCGAGGCTTTAACAGCATCTGTCTGACCATTGATGTAAGTTGCCAGTTCTTCAATATCATCCCCGGCTTTGGCAGAGATAGAAATATTTTGCTCTTGCCCATCTTTATCGACCAGATTGATCTGAAGATCATTCTGCCCGGCCTGAACTGTCCAATCTTTATCCTTACCATTTTCTGCGACATAGCTAGTACCACCCATCTGATGATTATCGCTGCGCATATTTCTCAGGTTGAGCATAACAGCTTCACCACTGTCAGCACCAATCTGGAAGGATTTTGTCTGGAACGTACCGTTTAACAGTTTATTACCACCAAACGAGGTTGTCTCTGCGATCCGATTCAATTCATCATTCAGTGCTGTGACTTCTTCTTGAATCGCTTTGCGCTCAGATTTAGAGTTCGAACCATTCGCAGACTGGAGTGACAAGTCACGCATCCGTTGCAGAATGTTAGTGGTTTCGTTCATTGCCCCTTCAGCGGTTTGCGCAATAGAGATACCATCATTCGCGTTGCGTACGGCGACATCTAAACCGCGACTTTGTACACTCAAGCGGTTAGAAATTTGTAGACCCGCAGCATCATCTTTCGCGCTATTGATTTTAAAGCCTGATGATAAACGTTCCATTGATGTATTCTGAGCTTGTGTTGCAGAATTCAGGTAACGTTGTGCGGTCATTGCTGATACGTTTGTGTTTACATTCACTGCCATGATGACTTCTCCAATTGATTTTCCGATGTTTCCGGTTTCCGACGTCTCGGAAAACCAAGTAGCTCTCTCAAAGTTACTTTTATTAACGACGCAGGCGGGAAAATCTTAAGGATTTTTTTTAATTTTTTTCAGTAAAAAGGCCAATTGCGCAAGGAGTGGGCAGCGGATCAAATTCATCACACTTTTTGCTAAAGATGTGTTCGAATCGGACGATAATTAACATTTTTTATTTTTTCACCGCAGCCAATCAACCATCGCAAAGCCATGCAATTCAAGGCGGTTTATCTCTTTTATCCTTTCCTGTTATCGCGCCCCATGCTCACACGGCAATGATCATAATCATTGTCACGCCATCTCAGGCAGCACAGAAATAAAGACGACTGAACGTATCAGTCAGAGGGAGCAAGCTAGCGTATCAGACCCAAAACTCTCAGTCCGTCTACTCATTGATATGATGTGAATGGCAAAGTGATTCACCAAGAAAGGACAATGATTCACCAGAGAAATAGAATAGACTGTATATTCCCTCAGAAACTGCGCGTTACTGCAAAACGCTTCCCCAGATGAGATACGCTTTATCTTAACAGGCTGTTTTATCTCAACAGATACAAAGCCATATTGGGCTGTTTTTTGGCTTGCGCCAGAATGGACATACTGACCCGTTGCAGGATCTGTTGCTTCATACTCTGAGTTGCTTCGCGGGCATAATCCGTATCCCGGATACGGCTTCTGGAAGCCGCTAAATTCTCATGAATATTGTCTAAATTCAGGATGGCATGTCCGAAGCGATTCTGAAATGCCCCCAGTTCAGCCCGGTTTTTATCGACGAAAGATAGCGCGGTATCCAGGACTGACACTGCCCGTTGGGCACCACCGACTTGAGTAATATCAAGATCCGCGACTGATTCATAATCCATGACGCCAATTTGCAGTTCACTGGCAAGTGAACCGCTGAAATCAATCGTGCCAGAGGTCTCTTTGCCAGCCATAAATATCTGCAATTGTCCCTGCTCATTGACCGAAGCTGAGACCTGATCCGTCTGGCCATTGATATAAGTGGCTAACTGCTCAATATCGTCCCCCGCTTTCGCTTCAATATCAATCTGTTGATCGACTCCTTCTGCATCCTTAAAGCGCATCGTGAGCTGATTCTGATCGGCGTGAACACGCCAATTCGAGGATTTGGTTTTCTTCTGGGCAAGATAGCTAAATCCGCCCATATCAAACGTATCCGTACGCATACTACTCAAGGAGAGTTGTACTGCTTCTCCGGCGCTCGCGCCGATCTGAAAAGACGAAGTACCGAAAGTCCCGTTCAATAACTTTCTTCCGCCGAAAGATGTGGTTTCCGCAATGCGATTCAATTCATCATTCAAAGCGACATATTCTTCCTGCAAAGCCTGTCGATCCGCATGAGAATTAGAACCGTTGGCTGACTGCAAAGCCAGATCACGCATCCGCTGCAAGAGCGATGTACTCTCCTGCATCGCGCCTTCTGCGGTCTGCATAATTGAAATGCCATCATTCGCATTTCTCACCGCAACATTCAGCCCGCTCATTTGGGTCCCCAAGCGATTCGATATCTGCAAACCGGCCGCATCATCCCTTGCATGATTGATACGATACCCCGAAGATAAACGCTCCATCGCCTGTACCCAAGCACTATTTGCCTGATTCACATAATGCTGAGCCAGCAATGCCGATATATTGGTATTGACTGTAATTGCCATAATTTCACCTAAAATCACTCAGGATTTTCCCCCTATCGGTGTTTTCAGGGATATCTTTAGTGAAAAAAACCGAGCACTCAGGCTCGGTCACATTATGTACAGCTATATGATATGACTTTTACATTGGTCGAATCGTCAGTGACTGCAACATCCCGGCAGATGGCGCAAAGAAGTACGCCCCGGTGATCGCTTGTGTAAAGCGGAGCATTTGATCCGTTTTACCATCTCGCTCACCATACATACTGTCCAACATGACTTTGAAGTTATGCAACGTCTGGCAATATGCAATGAAGAGTAACCCATGATCGCCACTCACCGTCCCATACGGTAAACTGTGTCGGAGGATCTTCAGCCCCTGACCATTTTCTTTCAGATCAACCCGCCCGACATGAGATGCAACCGGAACATCATCCAATTCAACCGAATCTTCTTTCGTTCTGCCGATCACTTTTTCCTGAGCCGCAATGTTTAATCTCTCCCATGCCGGTAACTGGTGAACAAAGCGCTGCATCATGACATAGCTACCACCGGCAAATTCCCCATCATGGATGAGTGCTACTTCCTGACGGCGTTCATCTTTCGGATTCTCAGTGCCATCAATGAACCCGGTCATATCTCTTGCATCCAGATAACGATACCCGTAGGTTTCATCGATAATATCCACCCACTCGGAAATATCACGCATCAACTGACGCAGCACATAGAACAGCAAATCATGGCGCTGACCGTGTACGTGAATCAAAAAATCGACTTCCGTTGCCGGCGCATTGATGCTACCGCGACCCAATGGCGTAAAATCCACCAATTCCGGCGGTAAAGGTGCATCAAGCTGTTGCCAGAATTGATGGCTAAATGCAATCGAGAGCGACAGATCGGCACCGGGCTGAGATGCGTTCAGTGTCTCAACCAAATCAGGCAAAGCTTGTAGCTGACGCAAGACCGATGCTGCCTCTTGGTTCACTTTAAAGATGACATACAGCGCAAATGGTCCGGGCTCTGGCAAAATAGCAGTTTGAGGATAAGACATAAAAGATCCCTGATGTGTAGTTGTCATGGTGCACATCATACTCTGTCGCGCGTGAAGAACAAACCGCTAACTTTGCTATTCAAATCAGTAACACGGAACTGTTGTTATACATATACGATTGTTATACATATACGGTTGTTATACACAAAGGTTATCCGGTTTCCTATCTTGTCACTGACAAATAACGCTGCTGCAATAACGTTAACGCAAAATAATAGCCATCCGGCCCCATCCAGTAGTTCATCAGATTTTCGACACTATGGCTGGTATTGGTTGCGCCAGACAGACCATCGATGGTGAAGCGGTCCTGAGTGCTTGCATGGGGGTCAGCCACCCGAAAGCGCGCCTGACCATCGGCAAGGATCTGCTTCCCCTGAAACTGCGCCAGCCACTGCTCATCCGTCATAATCTTCCCCCCCAGCGCTGGCGTCTCACCCTGTTCATAAAAGCGAATCCGGCGAATCGACAGCGTCTTCAGATCTAAAGACAGATATCCTTTCAACATCGACAGATAGCCCTGTCCTTCAATGGGCACAATCAGCTGTTTTTCCATATTGTGGGACACACCGCTCTGTTTCGAACCATCCTCGACTGATGCCGGGCCTTCGACGATATAAACCATCACCGATTGATCGCGGCTCGTCAAATGAGCAAGGTTATTGTCAGCATCCAGCGTTTGGCGGACTTGAGTATGATGTGTCACGCTGTCCCGGTAACGCTGAATTGCATCCGGTGCATCCGTGAGTGTCTGATTTTCCATATCCAGCAAGACCGGATGAAAATAGGTCTTCAGCAGATTGTCCGTACTATCGTGAACCATGCCGAGACCGGCGACATCCAGCAATGTCCGCCTCTCATCACGGCGAACAATATCATTGTGCTGCGTTTTCAATGACGATACAGCGGACACCTTCTGCCCGGATTCAGTATGATTTTCAGTATCAAAACAACCACCGAGGAACATGATCCCCGGTAGCATGAGCAGTGAGAGTAAAGATTGATATTTCATTTTGAACCATGACATCCTGATTGCAAAAAACAGTAAAAACGACCATGAACTGAAAAAAGTTAACGAATCGACATCGGTACAACTCTGGCGATCACCGTTACCGAGCCTTGATTGGTATGCAATATCAGGCTCACCAGCTCTCCCATCTGCAACGGGCGGGTGAACCCCATCAGCATGATATGTGCCGTATTCGGCGTTAAGGCAAGTTTCTGATGTGCTGCAACTGTAATATGGTCTACCGGATGCATCTCACGTTTGCCGCTTTGATAGGTCGTAGTATGGAGCATAACCTGTCTGAACCGTTCACCTGTGACCGCCCGAATCATCAGCGGTTGATCGGAACGGTTATAAATCGTCATTTTGGATCCGGTACCACTGGCATTGCGTTGCGGCATAAATATCTCCGCTTTACCGACTTCAATTTCCCCGGTTGACGCTGCAGCAAACGGCGCGCTGGCAACCGTCATCAACATACAAATCAACCCCGTGCGCCACCATAAAAAGTTTGTCACTGTTTTGCCCTATTCCTGAATCAAATTGACGTAATGGTCGAGATCCATCCCGGATGAATATCCCATATGAATGGCTCGGAGCACGCCATGCCGGTCAATAAAGAATGTCGTTGGGGTGCCAACCACTTGATAGCGTTCTTGCGTAATCCCAAGCTGATCAAGTCCCAACGGTAAGGTCACACCTAGCTGCTCTGCAAAAGCAGAGAGGTTTTCAGGCTGTGGTGCAATTCCAACGCCAATAAACTGCATTTTGTCAGGATGGGCATCCGCGTATTCTTGCCACGCTTTCATCATGACCAGACAAGCCCCGCAAGTCGATGACCAAAACTCAACAACGACCGGTTTACCACGAGCCTGCTGCAACGTGATCTGCTGCTCATGCGTATTCATCACGGCTAAGTCCGGGGCTGGCTCGCCAACGGCCAGCATCTGCTCCTTACAGCCGCTGAGCGTTGCCAGCGCGAGCATCAGCATACCGATACCAATACGCTTACCCCTCATGAATACGTTCCTCACCCATATATTTGCCATGTTGCAGGCGAATAATCCGGTCGGTATAACGGCCTAAGTCCGGGTTATGAGTGACCATAATGATGGTTCGATTCTGTTGATGCAGTCGCTGAAAAATCTCCAATACAATCCGCTCATTCGCTTCATCCAGATTACCAGTCGGCTCATCGGCAAATAGTATCGGGCACTCATTGACTAAGGCCCGGGCAATACAGACCCGCTGCTGCTCCCCGCCCGATAACTGACTGGGTAAATGATCAATCCGCTCTCCAAGACCGACCTCTGCCAGTACTTTTTTGGCAGCATCAATATCTGTAACACTATGGTAATGCTGCGCCAGCATGACATTCTCTAATGCAGTCAGATAAGGGATGAGATGGAATTGCTGAAACAACAGGCCAATTTTTTCGGCCCGGAACGCCCGTCGTCCGTCTTCATCCAAATCCGCTGCGTTCTGGCCGTCGAGAATCACCTGTCCTTCCGTTGCGGTATCGAGGCAACTCAGAATATTCATCAATGTGGTTTTGCCTGACCCCGATGCCCCCATAATGGCCACAAATTCTCCCCGACGAATGGAGAGATTGATATTATCCAACGCACTGACATGCTCAAAACGCTTGCACAGTCCCTTGGTTTCAATGACAAATTCAGACACTTTACTCTCCTTTCAACACTTTCGCCGGATCAACTTTCATGGCGCGTAAAGTCGGAATAACGGCAGCCACCAGCGCAGCAACAATGGATAAAACCACCGTGATGATAAAGACCGGTAAACGTAGATCAATGGACGCACCAAACACGGTCTGACCCAGCACTTGCGCAAGGATATAGCCGACGCCGAGTCCAATCACAATCGCCGCCATGGTCATCAGAAGCGTCTCCGATAAAATTTGACGGGTAATCGCCTGATGAGAAGCCCCCAATGCTTTTTGCAGCGCAAATTCATGGCGGCGTTCGCCCATCATGGCAGTCAGGGTCGTGTTGACACACAAAGTAGACAGGATCAGGATGACCACCGCGACAACCCCCATCAGAAGTTTGATTTTATTCAATACTTTGCCTTCAGACGCAGAAACTTTCAGGATCGGACGAATCGTCAGCTGTGGATAGCGAGCTTTCAGCCGCCCGGCATACTGGTTCACCTGACCCTGCGCATTATCGATACTGAACATGGCATAGTTAGCCTGATCGGGTTGGTTGAGCCATTTCTGGAGCATCGAAATGTTGACGATCAAATAGTTATCTTCATCAGCGCCGGCATCGATAATGCCTTTAATGGTAAAGGTATGTCGGCGGTCACCCTCTATCAGGCTCAGTTGAGATCCGACTGTCACTTCGAGTTTTTTCGCCAGATTGATGCCAATCATTGCATGACGCTGGTCAAAAGAAACACCGATCCACTCGCCCTGAACCTGCCAGTAAGGCACTAGCTTTTTCAGTTGGGAAAAGTCAACGCCCATGGCCACCACTTTTTCTAAATCGGATTGCACCACACCATACAAATAAGGGCTGGATGCCACTAACTGAGCTTGGGGCGCCAAAGCGAGCATAGCGCGATAATCCTGAATCGATAAGGTTGATGATTGCGCATCGGGCCCCACATAAAAATTCGCCCCATAGTTACGTAATTCATGACTCATCTTTTGATTGATATCGAAATACACCCCGGCCATCGCAGTCACGATTGCGGCCCCCATCGTCAGCGCGGCGAGCACAACAACAACGCGTCGCATCCGAAGTTTCAGCGAACGAATCACCAGCAGACGAGTCATGGAAAGCGGATTGATTGAATGCTTATTTGCGGCCATACAGCACCTCGATTGGATACAGTGCCGCGATACGCCGGGAAGGGAAATAAGTCCCGCACACGGTCATAATGACAGAGATCACCAGAATCAGCGGAATGATAATCCAATGAAAGTCGATCAGGGATCCGAACAAGGCATAGCCCATTATTTTTGACAATCCCCATCCGGCGGCACACCCCAGAATCCCGCCCACTAAACCACACACAATAGATTCCGCATAAAATAACAAATACACCTGCCAGTTATGGGCGCCAAGGGATTTCATCAACCCAATCTCTTTCGAGCGCTGTAAAATCGCATTGGTCATCAGCGATGCAATCCCCATCGATGCGGCAATAAATGCGGCTAATGTCACCATAAACAATAAACTCTGGATTTTACGGATGACGATACCTTCCGATGCCGCGACCTGCCAGACAGGACGGACAGCCGCATTGCTTAAGGCTTTTTCTAACTGATAGGAAATAGAAGAAACAAATGCCGTACAAAACCATAAGTCATATTCATCAGAATCTAACGATTCCAGATTTTCCCGTGCTTTTTTCGACAATGCATTTTCAGGCACGGTCAACGCAGACACCTTAATACTTGCCACACGCCCTTCCAGCCCCAGCAATGTCTGACCAATCTGTAACGGTACGATGACTGCTTCTTCCTCACTGCTCCCATTGGTCAAAATGCCAGTGATGGTGACCTGTTGCTGGTGTTGCTGACCGAATAACGTCAGTTGATCACCGATGTGCCAGCCCATCCGGCTGGCAAGCGCGGTTCCGACCAATGCTTGCGGCTTGCTGTCATCCGGCCATTGCCCCTGCACTTTCCAATACTGAGAAATAATCTTGTTACCGGTGTGATAATCCGGCTCATCCGGGACTGCAAGATGCTGATCAAAGAAAGTACCGACAATTGATACATCACTCTGCCCGTGATTGATGGTCACAGTGCCACGCACATAAGGGGCAAAGCCGATAATATTATTGCGCCAAAAAATGTTTTTGATGTTGGGTAATTCCGACGCCAGTAACAAGCTATCTTTATCCATACCCGTCAGTGTATGTTTTAATAGATAAGGCAGATTGACCTGACCTTCCGGGGTAATCTCGATGTTGGCCCCGTAGCGCTTCATCTCAACCGACATCTTGTCACCGATCGTAATCGAAATCGCCAACAGTGCTGATATGAGTCCTGCCGCCAGAAAGATGGTGGTCGTCGCCAAAACTTTCCGGCCCCGATCATGGCGCCATGACTGACGCAGCATGGTCCATAACATTATTGTGCCCCTCCTGCCGCAGTTCCCTGATGGTCGGCACCCTGACGAACAAAGCGCCAAGGGTTATCCCGGAATGCATCGTAAGAGTCCTGCTCCGTAAAGAAATAGGTTTTCCCGCCAAAGGTATAACTAAACGGCGCATCCAAATTGGTCAGCGACTTGCCGTTGACCGGATCAACGACGGTCATTTTCACCACCTCGCTAAAATACTGGAGACCGGATTCAAGCATCGCTTTGCCAATGACGATCTCATTGTTCGTCAATGACCATTTTTCAATCGGAATCGGGTTACATCCGCCCGGATTACCAATCGACGGAATAAAAATATGTACACCACAGGCAAGACAGATCACTTGATCACCGTCCTGAATATACCCCGCATCGCCACACAACATGCAGGCATCCAGTACCACGCCAAACTTCATTTCACCGGGATAGCGATCGATGATGAAAAAGCGCACCACCTTACCGTCACTGGCAATCCATTGGTAACGGTGTAACTTGCCGTCTTTCAGGGTATCCGTAACCGGAACATGAACCGCACCATCCGCGGCTAACTCAATCGTCTGTGCCGGTGAGCGTGTCGGGGGTTGAGATGCCACAGCATCCCAGTACAGTAAACTACAGAAAATCATCACCAAACTAACCGCGAAACAGCTCGCCCGACGACGTTGAATATTCAGTTGTGCCTGAAGCTTACGCCTTGCAATTGGCTGCGGTTGCGACTTCACGGCTGCTTTGAATGGCCGGACATCACGCCAGACCATAATACTCAGAGGAATCAGACTCAGTGCCAGTACGCCATAGGCATACAACCAGAAGAAATTGGTCACTTTTGAAACATAACTTAACAATCCCGGATATAGCGCGATCATCTGTAACTTCATACCAGCCAGTATCACCTCACCGGAAAGCGGTAGAATGGCCAGCACAATCAAACAAAAGAAGAGACTTTTCTTAAAGCGCGGCGAGCGCTGTTCACACACCTTACCGATAAAAACGTGCGTCAAACCAATGAGCATAAATCCGAACATCAAAGCAGACGCATTCAGGATCAACTCGGTATTGATCACATTGGTCGCGCTCATCATGTCCAGTTTTGCCCCCCGCGCCCACATAAATGCCGCAAATGCCGTCACCAACGCCTGCCAGACCAGTAAAAACCGGGTCGGCCGGGAGACCATCAATCCATAGGTCAACAACAGCAGACAAATGATGATATAGGCACAGCCGGCGGAGAAAATGTAGACCTGACTGTAAGGCAACAACGTATAAGCACAAACCCCAGTGACAACGGGTAGCACAAACCACCAGAACCTTTGCTTATACGACGTATTCGCACCAGACCAAAGCAAGCCGAACATGATCGCGGGGAGAAGAAAGTGGGAAAGAACCTGAGAAAGATAAAAACTCATACCAGCTCACATGATAAAATTTTTAGATGGCTTTAAAGTAAAGCAATGTAATGCAATGCCAAGCCACCTTTAATAACGCTCTGATTTTAAGGCGATTAATTCAGACCGACATATTTAAATTTGTAAGTGACATCAAACGGTTTGTACCAACGGCCAACGCCAGTGGCTTCATCGGTATGACGCAGCAGACCACCTTTCGACGGCGGGTCAATATGGAAAGTCAGCTCATAATTTCCCACGCCCAACATTTTTACATTGGAACCATAGTGTGGACCATCCGAGGCAATCATCGGCATGAACGTCCCTTGCTGCGTCTTACCCGTATCCAGATTCTTCATTTTGTAACTGATTGTCAGATACGGAATCCATTCACCCGCCGCAAAACCATTTTTGTTGCCTTTCAATGCATGGATATCGGCTTCAAGGTGAACATCCGCCTGAGAAGCGGCCATCATCATCCCTTGTGGTTCCATCGTCACAGGCTCCAGATAAACGGCAGCCAGTTCCATACCATTCATTTCAACAGTCTCTCCTGCCGGGTGTTCACCCGCAGTCGCTGTGGTACCAAATGTCATTGCGGTCATCGCAACCGGGATTAAAAGTTTATTATTCATGAACATGATTCCTTCAATAAAGAGTTGTCACAGATTGAGTTACGCGGTTTGTTTCCCCTGCCGCTGAATCACGACCAATGCCAAAAGCGCCGCTGCGATGAGCACGACTTGAGGAATTAACGTTTCAACATAAGGGTAAACCCCCAATAAACTGATTTGCGGAACGGCCTCTATGAGTGTCGGGTGAAATACTTTTGCTTCAATGAGCTCTAAAACACCTTTACCGGCAAACACAAATGCCATCAGATACATAAATCCACCAGTAAAGATAAAGAAAGGTTTGAGTGGTAATTTCACGACGCTGTAACGCATCAAGAAAAAGAGAATCGCAAGGATAACAATGCCGACCGCGAGCCCGCTAAAGATCCCAATCAGTGCGTCTGATGAACCATCAGCACCGAGCGCATAATAGAAGAGCACGGTTTCTGCGCCTTCACGGTAGACAGCCAAAAAGCTGGCGAACCACAATCCGGCGACTGAACCTGTGGTAAGAGAACGGGATAATTTATTTTCGAGATACTGTTTCCAATGGGTCGCCTCGACTTTTGACAACAACCAGTAGCTCATCATGAACAGCACCACCACAGCGATCAGCATGGTGACGCCTTCGAGCATTTCACGACTGGCGCCGGCATTGGTAAATAACCACTGGAACAGTGCTGCGGTGATCAAACTCAATCCAATACCGACCATCACCGAATTTTTAATGATATAGAGTTTGTCGGTATGTTCGTTTTTCACCAGATAAGCGGTAATGGCAGCGACAATCAACAATGCTTCGAGCCCCTCACGGAGAATAATCGTCAGGCTGGCAATAAACATGGCCCAAATTCCCTGACCACTGCCGCTCAACATATTGGCACCTTGATCCAACGCCCGGCTCAATGCCTGTTGTTGTGCCTGAATTTCAGGCAGTTCAGCCCCTGCTTTCATCAAACTCACAAGACGGGTGAAATAGCCTTCCAGTTCAGATTTAAGCGCACTATCCCGGGCACCGACGGCATTCTCCATCCCAGTGGATTCAAAGCGATCGAAATATGTATCCTGAACGGCCATCATCGCCTCAGTCACCTGACCTTGCCTGTAGCGCTCAATGGCCTGAGCGATAGCCGCGTCAATCCCGGTAATCACCGATTGCCAGTTTTGCTGCGTGACTGAATGATCATCTTCCTGAGCCTGTTGCTGATCATCCCTTGTCGCAGGCAAACCGGGAAGCTCATCTTTCAGGCCTTGCGTCAGCGTGGCAACCTGATAACCAAATGCGACTAAATTTTGCATTGTGTATGATTTGTGCGCCACATCGATCATGGCTTTGAACATGTCATTATATTGCGCCGCTTTTGCTCCGGAACGATTCAGACGGATCGCAGTTTCCAGATCAGAGTTTTTATACGCCTCGAACTGTGCCTGTCGTATCAGCTTCGCAGCTGCTTCTCGTTTTTCCTGCTTTGCCTCGGCGGTTTCCGCCTGAGCAGAGGTGCGATAACTGGCCAGCCCTT
Protein-coding sequences here:
- a CDS encoding FTR1 family iron permease, with product MSRLIKLFIITTIFTFNYSVFAAVLDYQAAADDINARLDKTVELYTSGDAAQAKNTVQMAYFEVFESLEGPIRINYSRQYAYQLEAKFGEIRKMIGNQASIDDVKTNVDWLKTQIASVPSILESGTQLVAETADIHQASILPYWREQVLTIERLVNQGLASYRTSAQAETAEAKQEKREAAAKLIRQAQFEAYKNSDLETAIRLNRSGAKAAQYNDMFKAMIDVAHKSYTMQNLVAFGYQVATLTQGLKDELPGLPATRDDQQQAQEDDHSVTQQNWQSVITGIDAAIAQAIERYRQGQVTEAMMAVQDTYFDRFESTGMENAVGARDSALKSELEGYFTRLVSLMKAGAELPEIQAQQQALSRALDQGANMLSGSGQGIWAMFIASLTIILREGLEALLIVAAITAYLVKNEHTDKLYIIKNSVMVGIGLSLITAALFQWLFTNAGASREMLEGVTMLIAVVVLFMMSYWLLSKVEATHWKQYLENKLSRSLTTGSVAGLWFASFLAVYREGAETVLFYYALGADGSSDALIGIFSGLAVGIVILAILFFLMRYSVVKLPLKPFFIFTGGFMYLMAFVFAGKGVLELIEAKVFHPTLIEAVPQISLLGVYPYVETLIPQVVLIAAALLALVVIQRQGKQTA